The following proteins are encoded in a genomic region of Vulpes vulpes isolate BD-2025 chromosome X, VulVul3, whole genome shotgun sequence:
- the ZBTB33 gene encoding transcriptional regulator Kaiso, protein MESRKLISATDIQYSGSLLNSLNEQRGHGLFCDVTVIVEDRKFRAHRNILSASSTYFHQLFSVAGQVVELSFIRAEIFAEILNYIYSSKIVRVRSDLLDELIKSGQLLGVKFIAELGVPLSQVKSISGTSQDGNAETLPPGSSDKNLEIQKSKDEAQDNGATIMPIITESFSLSAEDYETKKIIVTDSDDDDDDVIFCSEILPAKDTLPSTNAVAQVQPSPGSVAISDVAPCTSNNSPPLPNLTPTQKLPTSVNQATLSQTQGSEKLLVSSAPTHLTPNIILLNQTPLTTPPNVTSSLPNHMSPSINLLVQNQQTPNSAVLTGNKANEEEEEEIIDDDDDTISSSPDSAVSNTSLVPQADIPQNATFDGSLVQKMQIPTLLQEPLSNSLKISDIITRNTNDAGLGSKHLMEGQKIITLDTATEIEGLSTGCKVYANIGEDTYDIVIPVKDDPDEGEARLENEIPKTSSGEPANKRMKVKHDDHYELIVDGRVYYICIVCKRSYVCLTSLRRHFNIHSWEKKYPCRYCEKVFPLAEYRTKHEIHHTGERRYQCLACGKSFINYQFMSSHIKSVHSQDPSGDSKLYRLHPCRSLQIRQYAYLSDRSGAMPVMKDDAIGYKVDAGKEPAVGTTSTPQNKPMTWEDIFIQQENDSIFKQNVTDGSTEFEFIIPESY, encoded by the coding sequence ATGGAGAGTAGAAAACTGATTTCTGCTACAGACATTCAGTACTCTGGCAGTCTACTGAACTCCTTGAATGAGCAACGTGGCCATGGACTCTTCTGTGATGTTACCGTTATCGTGGAAGACCGAAAATTCCGAGCCCACAGGAATATTCTTTCAGCTTCTAGTACTTACTTCCATCAGCTCTTCTCAGTTGCCGGGCAAGTTGTTGAACTGAGCTTTATAAGAGCAGAGATCTTTGCTGAAATTCTCAATTATATCTATAGTTCTAAAATTGTTCGTGTTAGATCAGATTTACTTGATGAGTTGATTAAATCGGGGCAGCTGTTAGGGGTTAAATTTATAGCAGAGCTTGGTGTCCCATTGTCACAGGTTAAAAGCATCTCAGGTACATCTCAGGACGGTAATGCAGAAACCTTACCTCCTGGTTCTAGTGACAAGAACcttgaaatacaaaaatcaaaagatgAAGCCCAAGATAACGGGGCCACTATAATGCCTATTATAACAGAGTCTTTTTCCTTATCTGCTGAAGATTACGAGACAAAAAAGATTATTGTTACAGATTcagatgatgatgacgatgacgTCATTTTCTGCTCTGAAATTCTGCCTGCAAAGGATACTTTGCCGAGTACCAATGCAGTGGCTCAGGTCCAGCCTAGCCCGGGTTCCGTTGCCATTTCAGATGTTGCACCTTGTACTAGTAATAACTCTCCCCCTTTGCCAAATCTCACACCTACTCAGAAACTTCCTACTTCTGTGAATCAGGCAACTCTGAGCCAGACGCAAGGAAGTGAAAAATTGCTGGTATCTTCAGCCCCGACACATCTGACTCCCAACATTATTTTGCTAAATCAGACACCACTTACTACACCACCAAATGTTACTTCCTCACTTCCAAATCATATGTCTCCTTCAATCAATTTGCTTGTGCAGAATCAGCAGACACCAAACAGTGCTGTTTTAACGGGAAACAAGGCcaatgaagaggaggaggaggaaattatagatgatgatgatgacactaTTAGCTCCAGTCCAGATTCGGCGGTCAGTAATACATCTTTGGTCCCCCAGGCCGATATCCCCCAAAATGCCACTTTTGATGGATCGTTGGTACAGAAGATGCAGATTCCTACACTTCTGCAAGAACCACTTTCCAATTCTCTAAAAATTTCAGATATAATTACTAGAAACACTAATGATGCAGGCTTAGGATCAAAACATCTAATGGAGGGTCAGAAGATCATTACTTTAGATACAGCTACTGAGATTGAAGGCTTGTCGACGGGTTGCAAGGTTTATGCAAATATCGGTGAAGATACTTATGACATAGTGATCCCTGTCAAGGATGACCCTGACGAAGGGGAGGCCAGACTTGAGAATGAGATACCAAAAACCTCTAGTGGTGAGCCTGCAAACAAGCGTATGAAAGTAAAACATGATGACCACTATGAGTTAATAGTAGATGGGAGGGTCTATTATATCTGTATTGTGTGCAAAAGGTCATATGTCTGTCTGACAAGCTTGCGGAGACATTTTAACATACATTCTTGGGAGAAGAAGTATCCTTGCCGTTACTGTGAGAAGGTATTTCCTCTTGCAGAATATCGCACAAAACATGAAATTCATCACACAGGGGAGCGAAGGTACCAGTGTTTGGCCTGTGGCAAATCTTTCATCAACTATCAGTTTATGTCTTCACACATAAAATCAGTTCATAGTCAAGATCCTTCTGGAGACTCAAAGCTTTACCGTTTACATCCATGCAGGTCTTTACAGATTAGACAATATGCATATCTTTCTGATAGGTCAGGTGCTATGCCTGTAATGAAGGATGATGCTATTGGGTATAAGGTTGATGCTGGAAAAGAACCTGCAGTAGGGACCACATCTACTCCTCAGAACAAGCCAATGACCTgggaagatatttttattcagCAGGAAAATGATTCAATTTTTAAACAGAATGTAACAGATGGCAGTACTGAGTTTGAATTTATAATACCAGAATCTTATTGA